Genomic window (Magnolia sinica isolate HGM2019 chromosome 10, MsV1, whole genome shotgun sequence):
CCAGCCTGGCCAGCTTCTCTGCCATCATAACATAAGGTTCCAGCTCAGACAAAACCTGCAAAGAAGAAATAGCTCATGTGTGTAAACAGTGATCATCATCCTGGAACTGAATGTGCAGATGGTCTGGACTAAATGTCCGGGCAGTCAtcagattaggtgggccacacatgcatgagaCCAGAACACCATCTGACAGAAACTGCCAATTATCCACGTGtgacctacctgatgagtggcccGGACTGATTTTTGAGGCAGGGCAtctacagagtgtggggcccatcagatactAAAGATGAGGGCTTAGTGTAACTgcagattattatttttaatttacctCAGAAGGAACCATGGGGGCATTCACAGCAGTTGCAGCAAGTTCTCCTTGCAATGCTCCGATAACAGCCTCTGCTATTTCGATGGCTACACCTTCCTGAAAATTATCAAGACAGTGCATTGATGGTGGAGGTAGCATGGAGTAGAGCAATGAAAACAAATACAGAAGAATTAGGGCAGGAGGTAGAAGCAGACCTGAGCTTCCGTCGTGCTCGCTCCAAGGTGTGGCGTAACAATGACATTTGCGTGCTGTATTAATTTGCTGTCTTTAGATGGAGGCTCTTCTGTGAAAACATCAAGTGCCGCCTGTTCCGAATCATAACATAAATCTGTATTATACTTGTGACTTCCTTTGTGTAATGCACTAGTTGAGTTTCCAAAAACTTGGAACTTTGAAGTAACAAAAATGACCATAAGAACTTGTCAAGCAAAGGGTAGCCTATGATTCTCATTTCATGGTGTAGAGTGAACAGAAGCCATTTGGATGTAATTTTAATCACCATTTGATCAGCAACCAACCAGTTCAAAAAATTTAGAAATTCTCAAACGTAGCCCAAATCCATATATGAGCTTTGGTTGTTTAAAACATCTTTGTAGCTGACGAATGGGAAGATTCTATGATTTCAATTAAAGATATAACAGTAAGCATTCACGTGGACACTATGGAAGCGTACATACAGCAAGATAACAGAGGATGCAAGTATATGATATTTTTTGCAGGCATGGTCGCATGCACGTTGCATCTGAGATTTGTACGCATCTCTTCTACGGATGTACATCAAATGCACATGAAAGGTAGATGAGCAAGTTAGATTGCATGATTGCATCTCACATGTGCACATTGTTTTAACTAAGAGCAGTGTTTTGAATAGCACCCGTAGCATAACTACAACGCTATGTAGCATtagcaaatagcgtaaatcccctgtggCATGCTGTACAGGATCATAGCGCATGTAGCATTGAGTGTACGCATAGTATTTGTAGTGTACACGTAGCatatgtagcgtacgctacttttttataaatgataattgtattttgtattttgtattttataCTTAATATTCTCAACCtatgggattttaatttcttttcatacttgtgacttgtgCCTTCAactagacattattaattaaagtggtttgcttagaaagtggttgatgtgataatgatttgatttggcttatatatgtagattggcttttgataaatgataataaataatgaacatgcttatacttgaaaaaatgaatcatgccATCATGGCACACATGTGCAAGATATATTCttttcatcagatgggcccatTATATATGCATcattgcccaaaaatcaggctggtgagCTGACTAGTTAGTCCATACTTGGACATTGAATGTGCACTGTGGATGGACTTTTTTGGCTGTCCATGTTCTGGAACATGTTTGCCCCACCTAATGAGCAAACCAGCATATTTTTGGGCCTGCAGCATGTGGTGACCACCAGACCCATGTTGCTTGGCACCTATGCTTCCCTGTAAGGGTACCGTTACAGAGTGTAGGGTACTGATATGGCTAAGAGTATTTGCAACATGCTACtcatatttatttttatgattttaacTAAAACCATTTAACTCTTTCTATTATTTTTGTAGTTAGAACAGGTATTGCTCTTTCTAGTAAGTAAAAATGCTCTAGTAGCAGGGTtctttaatacacatcatgaagCTAAACAAGACGTTTTAGGATTCTAGCAAAGCAGCCAAATGATACCTGAGCAACAGTTCCATTATCGAGTGCTCTCACCAAAGCATCTTCATCTATAACTCCACCCCGAGCAACATTAATAATCCTTACTCCTTTCTTCATCTTTGCAAAAGATTCATCGTTGAGGATCTTCGATGTGGCAGGGGTGAGGGGCATGTGGAGTGAGATGAAATCAGCAACAGTTATGGCCTCGTCAAAGGACACTAGCTTTGCACCAATAGCCCTTGCTTTATCAGCTGGGGCATATGGATCATGTGCCACAACATGCATCCCCAGGCCTTTCGCACGTCTAGCAACTTCGGATCCAACTTTTCCAAACCCCATCACTGCCAATGTCTTCCCAACCAGAGAGACACCAATGTACTTGTTTCTTTGCCACTTCCCTATAGAATTTATAGATTCGTAGACATATCCAGAGACAGTTAGAAAGTATGACCAGAAagacattcttcgaaaatcacaTGGGATcagaagcaaagaaagaaacatcACCAATCAAAAGGGCTTTCTAAAAATGTTGTTGTGAATGAGGAGTGAGTTTCACATAAAATGGAAGATAGCCAGCAAAGACCCAAAAGTGCAATTCACATGCGGCAATTTTCCCAGATTTAAACAGTCAATTGAAGCATTATGGCtgtaatatacatatataatacatTGTAAAGTTTCTGTTAGAAAAATTATAGTGATAGAATTTTTCTTTTAGGGCACAGTTGGTTGtatgaatatcatgaaatttcacaatTAATAAATCTAATCTTGGGCAAATTTCAGTATATTTCATgagatttggtgcaaccaaacacaccctcaatCATATTAACCAGTGATGTGCATCATAATACAGCTGTCATGGGTTGTACTGAATCATTACTCTACCAATAATTCTTCAAGAAAATTTTATCTTTATTCTAACATGTCTGCTAATTTTGGAGTGGGAAAAGGCGTAGATCAACCTAGTAGAGAACCACACATTCAACTTCAAAATTCAAGCAACAAATCAGTCCCCATTTTTCTCCTTTGAAAGCAAGCACATAGCACCAAGGAAGAACACAGAAACGATAATGCAGAATTAGTAAGCAGCATCAATCGATGGCGAGCTAAACATGATTTCTCCCTTGGGGAATTATATGATGCTTGAACACAAGCAATGGCCTTTTTGGCTCAACCAACATTGATGTAGGTGGTCCCACCTTTTGGTAATCCTAAGctgttcatctgatgggcctTGCCCCAGAATCCTCTTTCAAGAGAGCCCAACCTTCAGTTCTGATTGATGGCTCGCAAGTGGACCATTAGAGAAAACAGTCCACATGCTACATTGAATTTATCGGACAGTTAGGAACCCCTGTCAGAGATATTTTTGCAGTGTCTCCCATCCATGATGACCCAGGAATGAATAGCCTGGAttaccaaaaggtgggccccacatgtacagatCAGTAGGGTGGGCAAATTGCTCAATTATCGCATATTGGGAAATCGACAGATGTTCATGTGTGCAtgagatctgggccgttcatcaggCAGGCTCCCCAGCCAAAACCAAAAGGGACAGTCTGCTATCAGGCAGGCCCGCCATTAGTACTGAATGTGGACAGTTTTCAATTAATATTGACCCATCAATTTTCATTGTAGCCCACTGGACGAATCACCCTATTAATGGCCATTACATGTTaacatgggcccacctgatgaacatccAGGATTCGCATGTCTGCTGTTCTTCACTTGTACCAAAGAGCATTCTCAATCCTCATCAGCCCAAAATCTTTACCAGGCTCTTCTACATTTCATCTTCTCTCCATCATAACCAATCTAAAATTGCACTTCAACagtctaaaagagagagagagagagcattcaCCAGATTTCATCGATGCATCCGCCTGTGCGACATTCCGCGCCATCGCCACAAGCAGAGCAATCCCATGCTCGGCAGCTGCGACCGTATTCGCTGTAGGCGCATTCACCACAAGACACCCATGCTCCGTCGCCGCCTGGAGATCGACGTTGTCGATCCCAACACCTGCCCTCCCAACAACCTTGAGCCGGCCCCTCGAAGCCTCGAACACCTCCCTCGTCACCTTCGTCCCACTCCGCACAATCAACGCGTCGCATTCCGAGATCTTCGCGCAGAGCTCCTGTTGGGAGAGGTTGTAGGAGCAATCGACGTTGGAGAACGCCCGGAGGAGATCGAGGCCGGCCTCACCGAGCTTCTCCGAGATGAGGACGGTTGGTCTGGGGTCGGAACCGACGGCTAGGATCGAGAGATGGGTGCGGGGGGAGAGGGAAGGGATCGGAGGGAAGGGGAGTTTGAGGGAACGGCCGAGGAAGGGAGAGAGGGGGAGAT
Coding sequences:
- the LOC131217135 gene encoding D-3-phosphoglycerate dehydrogenase 3, chloroplastic-like, whose amino-acid sequence is MASVSAKPTLSHPSLSSLLPLRKSQPSITFPIYKSPPSIPSSLSCHLPLSPFLGRSLKLPFPPIPSLSPRTHLSILAVGSDPRPTVLISEKLGEAGLDLLRAFSNVDCSYNLSQQELCAKISECDALIVRSGTKVTREVFEASRGRLKVVGRAGVGIDNVDLQAATEHGCLVVNAPTANTVAAAEHGIALLVAMARNVAQADASMKSGKWQRNKYIGVSLVGKTLAVMGFGKVGSEVARRAKGLGMHVVAHDPYAPADKARAIGAKLVSFDEAITVADFISLHMPLTPATSKILNDESFAKMKKGVRIINVARGGVIDEDALVRALDNGTVAQAALDVFTEEPPSKDSKLIQHANVIVTPHLGASTTEAQEGVAIEIAEAVIGALQGELAATAVNAPMVPSEVLSELEPYVMMAEKLARLAVQLVAGGSGIKSVKVVYTSARDPDDLDTRLLRAMITKGIIEPISSMFVNLVNADFTAKQRGLRISEERVVLDGPTEFPLDSIWVHISDVKSRFASALSESGEIRVEGRVRDGVPHLTRVGSFSVDVSLEGNLILCRQVDQPGLIGRVGNILADQNVNVSFMSVGRIAPRKHAIMAIGVDEEPNKETLKKIGDVPSVEEFVFLKL